A section of the Myxococcus virescens genome encodes:
- a CDS encoding efflux RND transporter periplasmic adaptor subunit, producing the protein MSPPNRRRIAPWLGVVALAVLVAVAWKPLAGWFFGSTSHTGTAPATHEAHSGAGTPLPDAALEYTRAAFESYEATRALLAQDTLEGLEARAGALKAALQQAAEATQGHGTPLTAWLQQGADGAAQLASAKDAEAARQHFARVSEALIALASADPRLQEGWHVFECPMVEGVNQWLQREPKLENPYMGRRMLACGSASEWRSAAPAGAHGEGEIAHYTCPMHPSVKQHSPGACPICGMDLTPVSRAELASGIIRVDDLRRQRIGVKTAKVEQASMDLSLRALGRVTFDEKSLVDVTLKLDGYIHELRVNATGEPVKKGDVLFTLYSPELYAAQQEYLLARQSQSAANASLVGAARKRLELWGLSAAQIERVAQRGQPVENMPFLAPASGYVLEKNVVEGAAVKAGERLFRIAPLAKVWVEADVYEQDLARVKPGHPVEVTLPYLPGKKYAGSVGYVYPSLQGATRTGRIRIELPNPELELKPDMYADVRFILQGGAPRLQIPDSAVIYTGPRRLVFVDLGEGRLRPQEVKLGIKGNGTYEVLEGLSPGDVVVTSGNFLIAAESRIRSATDDFGGSHAAH; encoded by the coding sequence CGGGCTGGTTCTTCGGCTCCACGTCCCACACCGGCACCGCGCCCGCGACGCATGAGGCTCACAGCGGCGCGGGCACGCCGCTGCCCGACGCCGCTTTGGAGTACACGCGCGCGGCCTTCGAGTCCTACGAAGCCACACGGGCCTTGCTCGCGCAGGACACCCTGGAAGGACTCGAGGCCAGGGCGGGAGCGCTGAAGGCCGCGCTCCAGCAGGCCGCCGAGGCCACCCAGGGTCATGGCACGCCGCTGACGGCCTGGCTCCAGCAGGGCGCGGACGGCGCCGCGCAACTCGCTTCGGCGAAGGACGCCGAGGCAGCGCGCCAGCACTTCGCGCGCGTGAGTGAAGCGCTCATCGCCCTGGCGTCCGCCGATCCGCGGCTCCAGGAAGGCTGGCACGTCTTCGAATGCCCCATGGTGGAGGGGGTGAATCAGTGGCTCCAGCGCGAGCCCAAGCTGGAGAACCCGTACATGGGCCGGCGCATGCTGGCGTGTGGCTCCGCCAGCGAGTGGCGCTCGGCCGCTCCCGCGGGTGCTCACGGCGAGGGTGAAATCGCGCACTACACCTGCCCCATGCACCCGTCCGTGAAGCAGCACAGCCCGGGCGCGTGCCCCATCTGCGGCATGGACCTGACCCCCGTCAGCCGCGCCGAGCTGGCGAGCGGCATCATCCGGGTGGACGACCTGCGGCGGCAGCGCATCGGCGTGAAGACGGCGAAGGTGGAGCAGGCCTCCATGGACCTGTCCCTGCGCGCGCTCGGCCGCGTCACCTTCGACGAGAAGTCGCTGGTGGACGTCACCCTCAAGCTGGACGGCTACATCCACGAGCTGCGCGTCAACGCCACGGGCGAGCCGGTGAAGAAGGGCGACGTCCTCTTCACCCTCTACAGCCCGGAGCTCTACGCCGCGCAGCAGGAGTACCTGCTGGCGCGTCAGAGCCAGAGCGCGGCCAACGCGTCGCTCGTGGGCGCGGCGCGCAAGCGGCTGGAGCTGTGGGGCCTGTCCGCGGCGCAAATCGAGCGCGTCGCCCAGCGAGGCCAGCCGGTGGAGAACATGCCCTTCCTGGCGCCCGCCAGCGGCTACGTGCTGGAGAAGAACGTGGTGGAGGGCGCGGCGGTGAAGGCCGGTGAGCGCCTGTTCCGCATCGCCCCGCTGGCGAAGGTGTGGGTGGAGGCGGACGTGTACGAGCAGGACCTGGCGCGCGTGAAGCCGGGCCATCCGGTGGAAGTCACCCTGCCCTACCTGCCTGGGAAGAAATACGCGGGCAGCGTCGGCTACGTGTACCCGTCCCTGCAAGGCGCCACGCGCACCGGGCGCATCCGCATCGAGCTGCCCAACCCGGAGCTGGAGCTGAAGCCGGACATGTACGCGGACGTCCGCTTCATTCTGCAGGGCGGCGCGCCGCGACTCCAGATTCCCGACTCGGCCGTCATCTACACCGGCCCGCGGCGGCTGGTGTTCGTGGACCTGGGCGAGGGCCGGCTGCGGCCCCAGGAAGTGAAGCTCGGCATCAAGGGCAACGGCACCTACGAGGTGCTGGAGGGCCTGTCGCCCGGCGACGTCGTCGTCACCAGCGGCAACTTCCTCATCGCGGCGGAGAGCCGCATCCGCTCCGCCACGGATGACTTCGGAGGCAGCCATGCAGCCCACTGA
- a CDS encoding efflux RND transporter permease subunit, with protein sequence MQPTENGGQGFIGRIIGACARNPFLTLLLVGGLAAWAVHAVRNTKLDAIPDLSDTQVIVFTEWMGRGPDLVEDQITYPISSSLLSAPKVKAVRGQSMFGMSFIYVIFEDGTDMYWARSRVLEYMETARGRLPAGVTPMLGPDATGVGWVFQYALVDESGKHSLADLRSLQDWNVRYALSSVPGVAEVASVGGIVKQYQVQVDPNQLRAYGVTLGEVTRAVRESNEDVGGRVMEIAGHEHIIRGRGYIRSTQDIENIPLKVSGDGTPVLVRNVGTVSLGPDIRRGVAELDGKGEVAGGIVVMRYGENALTVIDAVKERLEEVRAGLPEGVELVVTYDRSGLIEESISTLSRALVEEMLVVSLIIFLFLMHARSALVTIFTLPLAVLLAFIPMYYQELTANIMSLGGIIVAIGAMVDASIIIVENIHKKLEAWEAEGRPGERREVIISAMQEVGPSIFGTLLVLTVAFLPVFTLEATEGRLFKPLAYTKTYSMGFAAVLAVTLTPALAVLFIRGRIRREDENPLNRWLVALYMPVVRFVVRHAKVVVALSVVAMALTVPAFMRLGHEFMPPLNEGAILYMPTSPPGMSITEATRILQSMDAELKRIPEVVSVFGKAGRAETATDPAPLSMFETTVVLKPKSEWRKGLTWEALLTEMDETLQYPGMPNIFWMPIQTRTEMLATGIRSPLGIQVFGDDLDTLEQAAVAIEKAVAQVPGTRSAFADRSTGGFYVDIEVKREEAARLGLGVKDINEVVMGAIGGENVSQTVEGRERYPINVRYAREYRDSPELLKEVLVPTPAGAQVPLAQVADVRFVQGPPMIRSEGGKLVTYVFVDTARPIADYVKDAKAAVAREVKTPTGVRVEWSGQFKYFERATEKLKVVIPVTLLLVCLLLYFSTKSVVEMGIVLLAVPFSLIGAVWLLYLLDYNMSIAVWVGLIALAGLDAETGVVMLLYLTLAHQKAGQEGRLRSMADLTETIVDGAARRIRPKLMTVMTDMIGLLPVLWSTGTGADVMKRIAAPLVGGLVTSFLLELTVYPAIFALWKRRHLPQEQPEEGTGEPPLPAETQTA encoded by the coding sequence ATGCAGCCCACTGAGAACGGCGGACAGGGCTTCATCGGCCGCATCATCGGTGCGTGCGCGCGCAACCCGTTCCTCACCCTCCTGCTGGTGGGCGGCCTGGCGGCGTGGGCCGTCCACGCGGTTCGCAACACCAAGCTGGACGCCATCCCCGACCTGTCCGACACGCAGGTCATCGTCTTCACCGAATGGATGGGACGTGGGCCGGACCTGGTCGAGGACCAGATCACCTACCCCATCTCCTCCTCCCTGCTGTCGGCGCCGAAGGTGAAGGCCGTCCGTGGCCAGTCCATGTTCGGCATGTCCTTCATCTACGTCATCTTCGAGGACGGCACGGACATGTACTGGGCGCGCAGCCGCGTGCTCGAATACATGGAGACGGCGCGCGGACGCCTGCCCGCGGGTGTGACGCCCATGCTGGGTCCGGACGCCACCGGCGTGGGCTGGGTGTTCCAGTACGCGCTCGTGGACGAGAGCGGCAAGCACTCCCTGGCGGACCTGCGCAGCCTCCAGGACTGGAACGTTCGCTACGCGCTCTCCAGCGTGCCCGGCGTGGCGGAAGTCGCCAGCGTGGGCGGCATCGTCAAGCAGTACCAGGTGCAGGTGGACCCCAACCAACTGCGCGCCTACGGCGTGACGCTGGGCGAGGTGACACGCGCGGTCCGCGAGTCCAACGAGGACGTGGGCGGCCGGGTGATGGAAATCGCGGGCCACGAGCACATCATCCGAGGACGTGGCTACATCCGCTCCACGCAGGACATCGAGAACATCCCGCTGAAGGTGAGCGGGGACGGCACGCCCGTGCTGGTGCGCAACGTGGGCACGGTGAGCCTGGGGCCGGACATCCGCCGGGGTGTCGCGGAGCTGGACGGCAAGGGCGAGGTGGCCGGCGGCATCGTCGTCATGCGCTACGGGGAGAACGCGCTCACCGTCATCGACGCGGTGAAGGAGCGCCTGGAGGAGGTGCGCGCGGGCCTGCCGGAGGGCGTGGAGCTGGTCGTCACCTATGACCGCTCGGGGCTCATCGAGGAGTCCATCAGCACGCTCAGCCGGGCGCTGGTGGAGGAGATGCTGGTGGTCAGCCTCATCATCTTCCTCTTCCTGATGCACGCGCGCAGCGCGCTGGTCACCATCTTCACCCTGCCCCTGGCGGTGCTGCTCGCCTTCATCCCCATGTACTACCAGGAGCTCACCGCCAACATCATGAGCCTGGGCGGCATCATCGTCGCCATTGGCGCCATGGTGGATGCCTCCATCATCATCGTGGAGAACATCCACAAGAAGCTGGAGGCGTGGGAGGCGGAAGGCCGCCCCGGCGAGCGGCGCGAGGTCATCATCTCCGCGATGCAGGAGGTGGGGCCCTCCATCTTCGGCACGCTGCTGGTGCTCACCGTCGCCTTCCTCCCCGTCTTCACGCTGGAGGCCACCGAAGGCCGGCTCTTCAAGCCGCTGGCGTACACGAAGACGTACTCCATGGGCTTCGCCGCGGTGCTGGCGGTGACGCTCACGCCCGCGCTGGCGGTGCTCTTCATCCGCGGACGCATCCGCCGGGAGGACGAGAACCCCCTCAACCGCTGGCTGGTGGCCCTCTACATGCCGGTGGTGCGCTTCGTGGTGCGGCACGCCAAGGTGGTGGTGGCGCTGTCCGTGGTGGCCATGGCGCTGACGGTGCCGGCCTTCATGCGGCTGGGCCATGAGTTCATGCCGCCGCTCAACGAAGGCGCCATCCTCTACATGCCCACCTCGCCGCCGGGCATGTCCATCACCGAGGCCACGCGCATCCTCCAGTCCATGGACGCGGAGCTGAAGCGCATTCCAGAGGTGGTCAGCGTCTTCGGCAAGGCGGGCCGCGCGGAGACGGCCACGGACCCGGCGCCCCTGTCCATGTTCGAGACGACGGTGGTGCTCAAGCCGAAGTCCGAGTGGCGCAAGGGCCTCACCTGGGAAGCCCTGCTGACGGAGATGGACGAGACGCTCCAGTACCCGGGCATGCCCAACATCTTCTGGATGCCCATCCAGACGCGCACGGAGATGCTGGCCACCGGCATCCGAAGTCCGCTGGGCATCCAGGTGTTTGGCGACGACCTGGACACGCTGGAGCAGGCGGCGGTGGCCATTGAAAAGGCCGTGGCCCAGGTGCCCGGCACGCGCAGCGCGTTCGCGGACCGCTCCACCGGTGGCTTCTACGTGGACATCGAGGTGAAGCGGGAAGAGGCCGCGCGCCTGGGCCTGGGCGTGAAGGACATCAACGAGGTGGTGATGGGCGCCATCGGCGGAGAGAACGTCTCCCAGACGGTGGAGGGCCGCGAGCGCTACCCCATCAACGTGCGCTACGCGCGTGAGTACCGCGACAGCCCCGAGCTGTTGAAGGAGGTGCTGGTCCCCACCCCGGCCGGCGCGCAGGTGCCGCTGGCCCAGGTGGCGGACGTGCGCTTCGTGCAGGGCCCGCCGATGATTCGCAGCGAGGGCGGCAAGCTCGTCACCTACGTCTTCGTGGACACCGCGCGGCCCATCGCGGACTACGTGAAGGACGCGAAGGCGGCGGTGGCGCGCGAGGTGAAGACGCCCACCGGCGTGCGCGTGGAGTGGAGCGGCCAGTTCAAGTACTTCGAGCGCGCCACGGAGAAGCTCAAGGTGGTGATTCCCGTCACCCTGCTGCTGGTGTGCCTGCTGCTGTACTTCAGCACGAAGTCGGTGGTGGAGATGGGCATCGTCCTGCTGGCGGTGCCCTTCAGCCTGATTGGCGCGGTGTGGCTGCTGTACCTGCTCGACTACAACATGAGCATCGCCGTGTGGGTGGGGCTCATCGCGCTGGCCGGGCTGGACGCGGAGACGGGCGTGGTGATGCTGCTCTACCTCACCCTGGCCCATCAGAAGGCGGGCCAGGAGGGACGGCTGCGCTCCATGGCCGACCTGACGGAGACCATCGTTGATGGCGCGGCGCGTCGTATCCGTCCCAAGCTGATGACGGTGATGACGGACATGATTGGCCTGCTCCCCGTGCTGTGGAGCACCGGCACGGGCGCGGACGTGATGAAGCGCATCGCCGCGCCGCTGGTGGGCGGACTCGTGACGTCGTTTTTACTCGAGCTGACCGTATATCCGGCCATCTTCGCCCTCTGGAAGCGGCGCCACCTTCCCCAGGAGCAGCCAGAGGAAGGCACAGGAGAGCCACCCCTGCCCGCCGAAACTCAGACAGCCTGA
- a CDS encoding peptidoglycan recognition protein family protein → MSLRLPSLSSVFRAPQAQAPRTAAAAASTVSAPPAGLRKGDTGPKVKQLQDALVKVGYMTKAQVTTGPGTFGPQTETAVKKFQADNKLPTTGFYGDLTHAALKKALGTSGPTTPTTPGGKFTKPAVINAPSPNQNSRGGTKIDTIVMHHTATNNGAGDLAWMRNPQSKVSAHYMVDRDGKIYQLVGDDKRAWHAGKGELHGVPSDINNRSIGIEIVNDGSGKTPFTEAQYQSLTQLTGYLKQQHNIPMKNIVGHADVAVPKGRKNDPAPNFDWNRLRKGIS, encoded by the coding sequence ATGAGCCTTCGCCTGCCCTCGCTCTCCTCCGTGTTCCGCGCCCCTCAGGCGCAGGCCCCCCGCACCGCCGCCGCCGCGGCCTCCACGGTCTCCGCGCCGCCCGCGGGACTGCGCAAGGGCGACACCGGGCCCAAGGTGAAGCAGCTGCAGGATGCGCTCGTGAAGGTGGGCTACATGACGAAGGCCCAGGTGACGACGGGCCCCGGCACCTTCGGTCCGCAGACGGAAACGGCGGTGAAGAAGTTCCAGGCGGACAACAAGCTGCCCACCACCGGCTTCTACGGTGACCTCACGCACGCGGCGCTGAAGAAGGCGCTGGGCACCAGCGGCCCCACCACGCCCACCACCCCGGGCGGCAAGTTCACCAAGCCCGCGGTCATCAACGCGCCCTCGCCGAACCAGAACTCGCGCGGCGGGACGAAGATCGACACCATCGTCATGCACCACACCGCGACCAACAACGGCGCGGGCGACCTGGCGTGGATGCGCAATCCGCAGAGCAAGGTGTCCGCGCACTACATGGTGGACCGCGACGGGAAGATCTATCAGCTGGTCGGTGACGACAAGCGCGCCTGGCACGCGGGCAAGGGCGAGCTGCACGGCGTGCCCTCGGACATCAACAACCGCTCCATCGGCATCGAAATCGTGAACGACGGCAGCGGCAAGACGCCCTTCACCGAGGCGCAGTACCAGTCGCTCACCCAGCTCACCGGCTACCTGAAGCAGCAGCACAACATTCCGATGAAGAACATCGTGGGCCACGCCGACGTGGCGGTTCCCAAGGGCCGCAAGAACGACCCGGCGCCCAACTTCGATTGGAACCGGCTGCGCAAGGGCATCTCCTGA
- a CDS encoding TolC family protein, which translates to MPHPLTVAAFGLAAALLFPRVAAAQPGSADAALSLEETLALARQRAPALLDAAGRAAEAQGPVAAAASLLNDNPTFELQAGPRSAPGSPGNPAVRGLDLSVGISQAFELGGKGGARRASARAGLEMETALQRDAERRVLGDVAARFLQALHARERLSLAREAEAAARETTNSAQRRFEAGDVPVVDVNVARVSLARLRAEVATAEGDEAVQLHQLRAMLGLPLTHPLAIRGELRVLALQPVMETKTDTVAARPDITALEAELAQADADRRMGRASVWPDITAGFLYQREIDETAYLGALSVPLPIFDRGDNARVTGDARVRRLQSLLAAARVEVDVQVEAARVQHRKRLEAVTLLEADALPLLNDNERLARRSYEAGEMGLAEFLLVRRDTLEARAAYLDSLLQAALARIQLAVETGALP; encoded by the coding sequence GTGCCCCATCCACTCACGGTGGCAGCCTTCGGGCTCGCCGCCGCACTCCTATTTCCACGTGTCGCCGCGGCCCAGCCGGGCTCCGCCGACGCCGCGCTGTCCCTTGAAGAGACCCTGGCCCTGGCCCGCCAGCGCGCCCCCGCGCTGCTGGATGCCGCGGGCCGCGCCGCCGAGGCCCAGGGCCCCGTGGCGGCCGCCGCGTCGCTGCTGAACGACAACCCCACCTTCGAGCTCCAGGCGGGCCCGCGCAGTGCCCCTGGCTCGCCGGGAAACCCCGCCGTGCGCGGGCTGGACTTGAGCGTGGGCATCAGCCAGGCCTTCGAGCTGGGCGGAAAGGGCGGCGCCCGCCGGGCATCCGCGCGCGCCGGTCTGGAGATGGAGACGGCCCTCCAGCGCGACGCCGAGCGCCGGGTGCTGGGCGACGTCGCCGCGCGCTTCCTCCAGGCGCTGCACGCGCGGGAGCGGCTGAGCCTCGCGCGGGAAGCCGAGGCCGCCGCCCGGGAGACCACGAACTCCGCCCAGCGGCGCTTCGAGGCCGGTGATGTGCCCGTGGTGGACGTCAACGTGGCGCGCGTGTCCCTGGCCCGCCTGCGCGCGGAGGTGGCCACCGCGGAGGGGGACGAGGCCGTCCAACTCCACCAGTTGCGCGCGATGTTGGGCCTTCCGCTCACGCATCCGTTGGCCATCCGCGGTGAGCTGCGAGTGCTCGCGCTCCAGCCTGTCATGGAGACGAAGACAGACACCGTGGCGGCGCGGCCCGATATCACCGCGCTGGAAGCGGAGCTTGCCCAGGCGGATGCCGACCGCCGCATGGGCCGGGCGAGCGTCTGGCCGGACATCACCGCGGGGTTTCTGTACCAGCGGGAGATTGATGAAACCGCCTACCTCGGCGCCCTGAGCGTGCCGCTGCCGATCTTCGACCGGGGAGACAACGCCCGGGTGACGGGCGATGCCCGCGTGCGCCGGCTCCAATCCCTGCTGGCCGCGGCCCGGGTGGAAGTGGACGTCCAGGTGGAGGCCGCGCGCGTGCAGCACCGCAAGCGACTGGAAGCCGTGACGCTGCTGGAAGCCGACGCCCTGCCGCTGCTCAATGACAACGAGCGTCTCGCTCGCCGCTCCTACGAAGCCGGAGAGATGGGCCTCGCCGAATTCCTCCTCGTTCGCCGCGACACGCTGGAAGCGCGTGCCGCCTACCTCGACAGCCTCCTCCAGGCAGCCCTCGCCCGCATCCAACTGGCCGTGGAGACTGGAGCCCTTCCATGA
- a CDS encoding efflux RND transporter periplasmic adaptor subunit, translating into MRPLHAAVAALLLLTACKREAPHDEQEHGHDEPSAQEAAHHDDHGEPHVRIASEMLRDLRITTAPVGVRPGGENVTVLGELTFSEDAYAEVASPIAARVSAVFVTTGQAVKRGEKLADLRSPELGKARAALQAAQAQAQAARQAAERKRTLADERIIASKDVQAAEAEAAAAEAAVAAARAELVALGVSEEELRGGNVPPGFVLRAPLSGTVVERTARMGQMADPNLPLFCIGDVSSLWLVVHAFERDAVRIQRGTQARITFAAFPGQEFMAKVGHVGQRVDATSRTIPVRLELDNADGQLRPGMSASAYIPLGDPGAPITAVPAAALQRLEGGWVAFLPTDARGVFERREVGRGRTLGGDVEVLTGLKPGEQVVVEGAFLLKAEAEKLSGGGSDGHAH; encoded by the coding sequence ATGAGGCCCCTCCACGCCGCGGTGGCCGCCCTCCTCCTGCTCACCGCCTGCAAGCGCGAGGCGCCGCACGACGAGCAGGAACATGGACATGACGAGCCCTCCGCCCAGGAAGCTGCCCACCACGACGACCATGGCGAGCCCCACGTCCGCATCGCGTCGGAAATGTTGAGAGACTTGCGCATCACCACCGCGCCCGTGGGCGTGCGCCCGGGCGGTGAGAATGTCACCGTCCTGGGAGAGCTCACCTTCAGCGAGGACGCCTACGCGGAGGTGGCCTCCCCCATCGCCGCCCGTGTGAGCGCCGTCTTCGTCACCACCGGTCAGGCGGTGAAGCGAGGCGAAAAGCTCGCGGACCTGCGCAGCCCCGAGCTGGGCAAGGCGCGCGCGGCGCTGCAAGCGGCCCAGGCCCAGGCCCAGGCCGCGCGTCAGGCCGCCGAGCGCAAGCGCACGCTCGCGGACGAGCGCATCATCGCGAGCAAGGACGTGCAAGCCGCCGAAGCAGAGGCCGCCGCCGCCGAGGCCGCTGTCGCCGCCGCGCGCGCGGAGCTGGTGGCCCTGGGCGTGAGCGAAGAAGAGCTGCGCGGCGGCAACGTCCCCCCGGGCTTCGTCCTGCGCGCCCCCCTGTCCGGCACCGTCGTCGAACGCACCGCGCGGATGGGGCAGATGGCGGACCCCAACCTGCCGCTGTTCTGCATTGGTGACGTGTCCTCGCTGTGGCTGGTGGTGCACGCCTTCGAGCGTGACGCCGTGCGCATCCAGCGTGGCACGCAGGCCCGCATCACCTTCGCGGCCTTTCCGGGCCAGGAGTTCATGGCGAAGGTGGGCCATGTGGGGCAGCGCGTGGATGCGACATCACGCACCATCCCCGTGAGGCTGGAGCTGGACAACGCCGACGGCCAACTTCGGCCCGGCATGTCCGCGTCGGCCTACATCCCGTTGGGGGACCCGGGAGCGCCCATCACCGCCGTGCCCGCGGCGGCGCTCCAGCGGCTGGAAGGTGGCTGGGTGGCCTTCCTGCCCACGGACGCGCGCGGCGTCTTCGAGCGGCGCGAGGTGGGCCGGGGCCGCACGCTGGGCGGCGACGTGGAGGTCCTCACCGGACTGAAGCCCGGCGAGCAGGTGGTGGTGGAAGGCGCGTTCCTCCTCAAGGCGGAGGCGGAGAAGTTGAGCGGCGGAGGGAGTGACGGCCATGCGCACTGA